A genomic stretch from Podospora pseudoanserina strain CBS 124.78 chromosome 3, whole genome shotgun sequence includes:
- a CDS encoding hypothetical protein (COG:L; EggNog:ENOG503P42J) has product MPQVCPQLPYLWLLFGNPFPLEQPARPDIPFSKTPQHFPETNINNNNPEHWIQLPESMNWSGEKAPVLSSLPNLPTRLLQQPLPTYLRYVHRTDAFTALIFIAGTCLDRRTPDPKAGWALGHARAPDYPKLSLLAWKGRGLLATMAPRPATGRSFALRFEFGPNEEGFRTLVIAVNSKYVVEGSTT; this is encoded by the exons ATGCCACAGGTCTGCCCCCAGCTTCCATATCTCTGGTTGTTGTTCGGAAACCCATTTCCACTTGAACAACCCGCAAGACCTGACATTCCCTTTTCCAAAACTCCGCAGCATTTCCCAGAgacaaacatcaacaacaacaacccagaACATTGGATCCAGCTACCAGAATCAATGAATTGGAGTGGAGAAAAGGCGCCGGTCTTGTCTTCCCTACCGAATTTACCCACCCGTCTGCTTCAGCAACCCCTACCGACTTATTTAAG ATACGTTCACCGGACTGATGCCTTCACCGCCCTGATCTTCATCGCTGGCACATGTCTCGACCGTCGCACACCGGACCCAAAGGCAGGCTGGGCCCTTGGACATGCCCGCGCGCCCGATTACCCAAAATTGTCTCTGCTCGCATGGAAAGGAAGGGGCCTTTTGGCGACGATGGCTCCCAGACCAGCAACCGGGCGGAGCTTCGCGCTGCGTTTTGAATTCGGACCCAACGAAGAAGGTTTCCGCACACTTGTCATCGCTGTCAATTCCAAGTATGTGGTTGAGGGCTCTACCACATGA
- the MGS1 gene encoding DNA-dependent ATPase mgs1 (COG:L; EggNog:ENOG503NVNB; BUSCO:EOG09261W2O) translates to MVVCPICQRGVKTLEINSHIDSGCQTFLLDDQATDQPSSPPSHTQSQPPSTQQKKRTAADFFATPAAKRQAITNGSAASTPRPVNGFGIKTNNGNKGGQKRTWDEANSSPTADNRPVGAETSTLSTNGTAERDPGAAPLSKRSKTHRAAPLAERMRPDSLDDVFGQDLVGPNGVLRSLIETDRVPSMILWGGSGTGKTTIARCIARRVGSRFIELNATSTGVSEVKKFFAEAANELNLTGRKTIIFCDEIHRFSKSQQDVFLKPVEAGTITLIGATTENPSFKVQAALLSRCRTFTLASLTREDLQRILVRAIQAEIVEEGIELSPLIDEELLAYLSAFADGDARTALNLLELALSLTTRPQGGGEAPLTKEDIKAALTKTLVYDRAGDQHYDTISAFHKAVRGSDSDAALYYLARMLQSGEDPLFIARRMVVIASEDVGLADNSLLPLATATYTATQQIGMPEARIPLAHCTVALCLAPKSTRAYRALNNAFSALKEPGVASLPVPLHLRNAPTRLMKDLGYGAEYKYPPNYKDGKVRQEYLPEELRGRRFLEDRDLGTEVDPDVEMEG, encoded by the coding sequence ATGGTCGTTTGCCCCATTTGCCAGCGGGGCGTCAAGACGCTCGAAATCAATAGCCACATCGACTCTGGCTGCCAGACCTTCCTTCTCGACGACCAAGCCACCGAccagccatcttctccaccaagccACACTCAATCCCAGCCGCCATCAACCCAGCAAAAGAAGCGAACCGCCGCCGATTTTTTTGCAACCCCAGCTGCGAAACGGCAGGCCATCACCAATGGATCAGCCGCCTCGACACCACGGCCCGTCAACGGTTTTGGGATAAAAACCAACAATGGCAACAAGGGCGGACAAAAGAGGACCTGGGATGAAGCTAATAGCTCACCAACTGCGGACAACAGACCAGTAGGGGCCGAGACGAGCACACTCTCGACAAACGGCACGGCTGAGCGAGATCCCGGTGCTGCCCCTCTCTCGAAGCGATCCAAGACCCATCGAGCCGCCCCCTTGGCCGAGCGAATGCGGCCCGACTCCCTCGACGATGTGTTTGGGCAAGACTTGGTTGGGCCCAACGGGGTGCTGAGGTCTCTGATCGAAACAGACCGAGTGCCATCCATGATATTATGGGGAGGTTCGGGGACAGGCAAGACGACGATAGCACGGTGCATCGCCCGGCGAGTGGGCAGCAGGTTTATTGAGCTCAatgccaccagcaccggcgtCTCCGAGGTCAAAAAGTTCTTTGCCGAAGCAGCCAACGAGCTTAACTTGACGGGGAGAAAGACCATCATATTTTGCGACGAGATTCACAGGTTTAGCAAGTCTCAGCAGGATGTGTTTTTGAAGCCTGTGGAAGCGGGGACAATCACATTGATCGGGGCCACAACAGAAAACCCCAGTTTCAAGGTTCAggcggcgttgttgagtCGGTGCAGGACATTTACACTGGCATCGCTTACGAGGGAGGATCTGCAGAGGATATTGGTCAGGGCAATACAGGCcgagattgtggaggaggggatagAGCTCAGCCCCCTGATTGATGAGGAGCTGTTGGCGTACCTGTCGGCCTTTGCGGATGGAGATGCCAGGACCGCGCTGAATTTGTTGGAACTGGCCCTGTCTCTGACGACGAGACCacaagggggaggggaggctcCATTGACGAAAGAGGACATCAAGGCTGCGCTGACCAAGACGTTGGTGTACGATCGGGCGGGTGATCAGCACTACGATACCATTTCTGCTTTTCACAAGGCTGTCCGAGGGTCAGATTCCGATGCGGCATTGTATTATCTGGCGAGGATGCTGCAGTCGGGAGAGGATCCGTTGTTTATTGCGCGAAGAATGGTGGTGATTGCATCGGAAGATGTCGGCCTGGCAGACAACTCACTCCTGCCATTGGCCACGGCGACTTACACGGCCACACAACAGATTGGTATGCCCGAGGCCAGGATTCCTCTGGCACACTGCACCGTGGCGCTGTGCTTGGCCCCCAAGAGCACGCGAGCGTATAGGGCACTGAACAATGCATTTTCGGCTCTCAAGGAGCCCGGTGTGGCCAGTCTTCCGGTTCCGCTGCACTTGAGAAACGCACCCACCAGGCTGATGAAGGATTTGGGGTACGGTGCCGAGTACAAGTATCCTCCCAATTACAAAGATGGAAAGGTGAGGCAAGAGTATCTGCCTGAGGaattgagggggaggaggtttctGGAGGATAGAGATTTGGGGACAGAGGTGGATCCGGATGtcgagatggaggggtgA
- the ISA1 gene encoding Iron-sulfur assembly protein 1 (EggNog:ENOG503P2UB; COG:P) — translation MNASSLLASRAACLACRRSFFRSSNQQRQFSSTPAQLAAAFQSYSLPSHPPPAPRNATAPDTSITHNVQSPALPRVHETRPPKEPQAPLDPASSLPEREAQQSKSNTQLSAPSPRPRSKLRAPRKAAMKLTPAAVDHLRALLDQPDPKLIKVGVRNRGCSGLAYHLEFVEKPGAFDETVEQDGVKVLIDSKALFSIIGSEMDWIEDKLSQRFVFRNPNIKEQCGCGESFMV, via the exons ATGAACGCGTCTAGTTTACTAGCCAGCAGAGCGGCGTGTCTAGCTTGCCGCCGCAGCTTCTTTCGAAGCAGCAACCAACAACGTCAGTTCTCGTCGACGCCGGCCCAGCTCGCCGCTGCTTTTCAGTCCTACTCGTTAccttctcacccacccccggcGCCGCGCAATGCCACGGCTCCTGATACCTCCATCACACACAATGTTCAGTCCCCCGCGTTGCCGAGAGTACACGAGACCCGGCCGCCGAAAGAGCCGCAGGCGCCTCTAGACCCAGCCTCGTCGCTCCCCGAGAGAGAAGCCCAGCAGTCCAAGTCAAATACACAGCTATcagcgccatcgccaaggccGCGGTCCAAGTTGCGCGCTCCCCGAAAGGCGGCAATGAAGCTCACTCCTGCCGCCGTAGACCACCTACGCGCGCTTCTCGACCAGCCGGACCCGAAGCTCATCAAGGTCGGTGTGCGCAACAGGGGGTGCTCTGGATTGGCGTATCATCTCGAGTTCGTGGAGAAGCCTGGGGCTTTTGACGAGACGGTTGAGCAAGACGGAGTCAAGGTGTTGATTGACAGCAAAGCACTCTTCAGCATTATCGGGAGCGAGATGGACTGGATAGAGGACAAGCTTAGCCAACGTTTTGTTTTCCGGAACCCCAACATCA AGGAGCAGTGTGGATGTGGCGAGTCGTTCATGGTATAA
- a CDS encoding hypothetical protein (COG:S; EggNog:ENOG503NXRH), with the protein MLDETPVGDLLHLSTQTRQLFIKAVQALRRPYGVGDLHALDTLSTFMTCVLAKRYTNPSSDIIEVLAGLDQIDTVFGDFVAALEGLIRNGRGPGVECCPHGVGHAQDKRQPADGQEPQQQQQQQPKGKSNCTYTADLQQRAVELALAVSSGAYQTSLLTYFIQRDLFPAIIGCIQSQSSLETSGDETRITRPFMLLGLLANYNKFEFQNPYQMRLNDFVNERVIKDIVKGVGKTCQKLRDQYIDVQEDLPEGWTLANTLNKIGLGAIAPGGKPPPKPVYDADTAKRMFAELPGEEAAVLLATYDFSHANKLFSLELVTGAPRSEKGEDSPFANFISLTSYLLQHAHLSQRTTLYCHLNLMVFRLLIEDPVLCKRMCSDESKVPVRLCRQRSTYLPLVRSERVIATAVMDTMIDAINHNLRRRLDVGLYTLCVGILLRIISYMSRSRTRLQYHWADLFRSLLSLIRFLTTYASDLKGLSHINTLLDHVVNLLALGLSAGETFLPTPAAYDDLFYKVVETGEVLVKFRDTYGLANRASNSIDTLVSVSVHYKEMLGTDGSKAAKGKRTGGQLTSLQVAEVIKQGYETLSIQAKEGLDSWEKYREADERTLLKKMGRQAVGDVGALISRLPWRNRV; encoded by the exons ATGCTCGACGAGACCCCAGTCGGCGATTTACTCCATCTGTCGACCCAGACAAGGCAACTATTCATCAAGGCGGTACAGGCGTTGCGACGACCATATGGAGTCGGGGATCTGCATGCACTCGACACCTTGTCCACGTTCATGACTTGCGTGCTTGCAAAACGGTACACAAACCCGAGCTCGGATATCATTGAGGTTTTGGCCGGGCTGGATCAGATCGATACCGTGTTTGGGGATTTTGTCGCAGCGCTGGAGGGCCTCATACGCAATGGAAGGGGCCCAGGGGTAGAGTGTTGCCCACATGGGGTTGGTCATGCGCAGGACAAAAGGCAGCCGGCGGATGGACAggaaccacagcagcagcagcagcagcagccaaagGGGAAATCCAACTGCACTTATACAGCCGATTTGCAGCAACGGGCGGTGGAACTGGCGCTCGCCGTGTCCTCGGGGGCGTATCAAACGAGCTTGCTCACGTACTTTATTCAGAGGGATCTGTTCCCAGCGATAATAGGC TGTATTCAATCACAATCTTCACTGGAAACTTCTGGCGACGAGACGAGGATCACGAGGCCGTTCATGCTGCTTGGACTGCTGGCCAACTACAACAAGTTTGAGTTTCAGAACCCTTATCAAATGCGCTTGAACGATTTTGTCAACGAGCGGGTCATCAAGGATATCGTCAAGGGCGTGGGCAAGACGTGCCAGAAGCTCCGGGATCAGTATATCGATGTCCAAGAAGACCTACCAGAAGGATGGACGCTGGCCAACACGCTCAACAAGATTGGGCTAGGGGCTATTGCGCCAGGGGGAAAGCCTCCGCCCAAACCGGTCTACGACGCAGACACTGCCAAAAGAATGTTTGCCGAGCT GCCGGGAGAGGAAGCTGCCGTCTTGCTTGCCACATATGATTTTTCTCACGCCAACAAGCTGTTCAGTCTGGAGCTGGTGACCGGTGCCCCAAGGtcggaaaagggggaagattCCCCGTTTGCAAACTTCATTTCTCTCACGTCttacctcctccagcacgCCCACCTCTCCCAGAGAACAACCTTGTATTGTCACCTCAACCTGATGGTGTTCCGGTTACTAATTGAGGACCCTGTCCTATGCAAAAGGATGTGTTCAGACGAAAGCAAAGTGCCGGTGAGGCTTTGCCGGCAACGATCCACTTATTTGCCGCTGGTGCGGTCCGAGAGAGTGATTGCCACAGCTGTCATGGACACCATGATTgacgccatcaaccacaatcTGCGACGCAGACTGGACGTCGGCCTCTACACGCTGTGTGTCGGCATTCTGCTGCGAATCATTAGCTACATGTCCCGGTCGCGAACACGGCTGCAGTACCACTGGGCTGACCTGTTTCGGTCTCTACTCAGCCTGATCCGATTCCTGACAACATATGCCTCTGATCTCAAGGGGCTGAGTCACATCAACACGCTGTTGGATCATGTAGTCAATTTGCTCGCCTTGGGACTGTCGGCCGGTGAGACATTCTTACCCACACCGGCAGCGTACGACGATCTGTTTTACAAGGTTGTCGAAacgggggaggtgctggtgaAGTTTAGAGATACCTACGGGCTGGCCAACAGGGCGAGCAACTCCATCGATACGCTTGTCAGCGTCAGTGTCCACTACAAGGAGATGCTGGGAACTGATGGATCCAAAgcggccaagggcaagagAACCGGGGGGCAGTTGACCAGTCTGCAAGTGGCCGAGGTGATCAAGCAGGGCTACGAGACGCTCAGCATCCAGgcaaaggaggggttggatagCTGGGAAAAGTACAGAGAGGCGGATGAGCGGAcgctgctgaagaagatgggaaggCAGGCGGTAGGAGACGTGGGGGCGCTGATTTCAAGGTTACCATGGCGTAACCGAGTTTGA
- a CDS encoding hypothetical protein (EggNog:ENOG503NVQA): protein MDHAGPAEFRSGFFAQCSDMGNAPPFIPLWGLPPTFCQLRRVLNAWCNSTRWFQSEPVMANTKDRPGPKFAPKLIETTFERYRKSIPPNELTPSPSPRSPSPPPRERRKFAPQLVESSVRRSRRVGDEGPATRPTDRTDITPYTNHIYAPKPRRKRSHGSIPASPERQRAHARRESCDDEIAGPLFDLVARDAQRKLQDIAMSAFPNSGQRIGGAEHFYVREGSEDDGPRGRPLTRGPWNPMHSRRNSSEEDISWAFKEMQEHAQMVNAHKQREMSRIDTLDLDKMSIDVPSDAIDLTSRQRSSIANSPLWRPRPSSGSLVAIGETHMPLLRAESPLPPTGESRMPNMEPDSPPVRPIGESFMPYIPSAPAGKAGDMPYVPASHIPPETSFGHHAPFNPYGQERDMSLERARAAHRLRLKKSPPMLGQDLTFRKCPSPKQTKLEPDHLWDLETGTTLEDQHRDPTEQHGLWRGYCYTSNQNEKIAHVDRPLMITTPMPDASNTDPFDRAFGTAPVELSEEPTPVGSRAESLHIPGGGSIQLQKKPHSANGSLVIPEHRTKNNAPKGLHMLHNLHNLDEKLKQEKAVADLEEKIAAEFDDKFVTQVYNYLSLGYPATARLYDEELSKISRIPVEELERDDDAIMEDLWGAEAHSNSQSSGSQSQNSEDSGPRRADGKRIKATGHIMLDSEEQDNVKEEDRCPRWKALKLYIYEWARQHPDLNAISPLAWGVRERRGSWGI from the exons ATGGATCACGCGGGTCCGGCTGAGTTCCGCAGTGGCTTCTTCGCACAGTGCAGCGACATGGGCAATGCCCCACCATTCATCCCACTCTGGGGTCTCCCGCCCACTTTCTGCCAGCTGCG TAGAGTACTGAACGCATGGTGTAACTCCACCCGGTGGTTCCAATCAGAACCTGTAATGGCCAACACCAAAGATCGGCCGGGGCCAAAGTTCGCACCCAAGTTGATAGAGACCACCTTTGAACGCTATCGAAAGTCCATACCGCCCAACGAGCTGACCCCGAGTCCATCCCCGAggtcgccatcaccacctccgcggGAGCGACGCAAGTTTGCGCCGCAACTGGTAGAGTCCTCGGTCCGAAGATCTAGGCGAGTCGGAGACGAAGGCCCAGCCACCCGTCCGACAGACAGGACAGATATCACACCCTACACAAATCACATTTACGCCCCCAAGCCCCGAAGGAAACGAAGCCATGGATCCATCCCAGCAAGCCCCGAGAGACAGAGGGCTCATGCCCGGCGCGAATcgtgtgatgatgagattgcCGGCCCCTTGTTTGATCTCGTGGCCCGCGATGCTCAAAGGAAGCTCCAGGACATTGCCATGAGCGCGTTCCCCAACAGCGGCCAGCGCATAGGCGGTGCCGAACATTTCTATGTCAGGGAGGGGTCAGAAGACGACGGGCCCCGCGGGAGGCCTTTGACGAGGGGCCCATGGAATCCCATGCACTCGAGACGCAACTCGTCCGAGGAGGACATTAGCTGGGCCTTCAAGGAGATGCAAGAGCATGCGCAAATGGTGAATGCCCACAAGCAGCGTGAAATGAGTCGGATAGACACGTTGGACCTGGACAAGATGAGCATTGATGTCCCTAGCGATGCCATAGATTTGACGAGCAGACAAAGGTCGTCCATAGCCAACTCTCCCCTGTGGAGGCCACGGCCGTCATCAGGCTCGCTGGTGGCCATTGGAGAGACTCATATGCCCTTGCTCCGTGCTGAGTCGCCTCTGCCGCCCACTGGAGAGAGTCGCATGCCCAACATGGAGCCAGACTCTCCCCCGGTCCGACCCATCGGCGAGAGCTTCATGCCGTACATACCCTCGGCGCCTGCTGGCAAGGCTGGCGACATGCCTTATGTCCCGGCCTCGCATATACCTCCGGAAACATCTTTTGGGCACCATGCACCTTTCAACCCCTACGGCCAAGAAAGAGACATGTCCctggagagggcgagggccGCCCATCGGTTGCGACTGAAAAAATCACCTCCCATGCTCGGCCAGGATCTAACGTTTAGAAAGTGCCCGTCCCCGAAGCAGACCAAGCTGGAGCCGGATCATTTGTGGGATCTGGAGACGGGAACGACGCTGGAGGACCAGCACCGTGACCCGACAGAACAGCATGGCCTCTGGCGCGGTTACTGCTACACGAGCAACCAAAACGAAAAGATTGCTCATGTGGACAGGCCGCTGATGATCACGACGCCCATGCCCGACGCAAGCAACACAGATCCATTTGACCGAGCTTTTGGAACTGCTCCGGTCGAACTAAGCGAGGAGCCGACGCCGGTTGGTTCGAGGGCCGAAAGTCTGCATATCCCAGGAGGAGGCTCTATTCAGCTCCAAAAGAAACCACATTCGGCGAATGGGAGTCTGGTCATTCCCGAGCACCGAACCAAGAACAACGCACCCAAGGGCCTTCACATGCTCCACAACCTGCATAACCTGGACGAGAAACTGAAGCAAGAGAAGGCTGTGGCTGACctcgaggagaagattgcCGCCGAGTTTGATGACAAGTTTGTAACGCAGGTGTACAATTATTTGTCTCTTGGATACCCGGCCACGGCTAGGCTCTACGATGAGGAGCTGAGCAAGATCAGCCGGATTCCCGTGGAGGAACTGGAAAGGGACGACGACGCCATCATGGAGGATCTATGGGGCGCAGAAGCCCACAGCAATTCTCAATCCTCTGGCTCGCAGTCCCAGAACAGTGAGGACTCTGGCCCGAGAAGGGCGGACGGGAAGAGGATCAAGGCCACCGGACATATCATGCTCGATAGCGAAGAGCAGGACaatgtcaaggaggaggacaggtGTCCAAGATGGAAGGCGCTGAAGCTCTACATCTATGAGTGGGCCCGGCAACATCCGGACCTGAACGCCATCAGCCCCTTGGCCTGGGGTGTGCGCGAgcggaggggaagctgggggatttga